A single Deltaproteobacteria bacterium CG2_30_66_27 DNA region contains:
- a CDS encoding tRNA (N6-isopentenyl adenosine(37)-C2)-methylthiotransferase MiaB, with amino-acid sequence MRRSVFIKTFGCQMNAVDSARMLSLMSSASFRAADTLEEADLVLLNTCSIREKADQKIYSDLGTLRSWKQRRPGRLIGVGGCLAQQDGERLRARAPHVDIVFGTHNIANLPEMVRRAERRLPALALGMEKEITHWDVVPHLPAGAVSAMVAIMQGCDNFCAYCVVPLVRGREVSRPAEDILDEIRALTGRGVMEVILLGQNVNSYGKKEGGIPFPELVRRISVIDGISRIRFITSHPRDLDDRTIRLFGEIETLCPHVHLPLQSGSDRVLAAMGRGYTRGEYLAKIEALRQVRPGMAFSSDFIVGFPGETEDDFQKTLSAMREIRYDSSFSFRFSSRPGTRAAEMTEKVDPQEAAARLRRLQDLQASHTRERLSALVGREVPVLVEGTSARDPGMRCGRTACNKTVNFTPRSTDGPIRSVLVTGAGTHSLVGEERPSHA; translated from the coding sequence ATGCGGAGATCTGTCTTCATCAAGACGTTCGGGTGCCAGATGAACGCCGTGGACTCGGCGAGAATGCTCTCTCTCATGTCCTCGGCTTCGTTCCGCGCCGCCGACACCCTCGAGGAGGCGGACCTCGTCCTCCTCAACACCTGCAGCATCCGCGAAAAGGCCGATCAGAAGATTTATAGCGATCTCGGGACGCTGCGCAGCTGGAAGCAGCGCCGCCCGGGACGGCTCATCGGAGTCGGGGGTTGTCTCGCGCAGCAGGACGGAGAGAGGCTCCGGGCGCGGGCCCCCCACGTCGACATCGTCTTCGGGACCCACAACATCGCGAACCTTCCCGAGATGGTCCGGAGAGCGGAACGTCGCCTCCCGGCGCTGGCCCTCGGGATGGAGAAGGAAATCACGCACTGGGACGTCGTTCCTCACCTGCCTGCCGGCGCGGTCTCGGCGATGGTCGCCATCATGCAGGGATGCGACAACTTTTGCGCCTACTGCGTCGTCCCCCTGGTTCGTGGGCGGGAGGTGAGCCGTCCGGCGGAAGATATCCTCGACGAGATCCGAGCTCTCACCGGGCGCGGGGTAATGGAGGTCATCCTGCTGGGACAGAACGTCAACTCCTACGGAAAGAAGGAGGGGGGAATCCCGTTCCCGGAGCTGGTGCGGCGGATCTCCGTGATCGACGGGATATCGCGGATCCGCTTCATCACCTCGCACCCGAGGGACCTGGATGACCGGACGATCCGTCTCTTCGGGGAGATCGAGACGCTCTGTCCGCATGTCCACCTTCCGCTGCAATCCGGCTCCGATCGCGTTCTTGCGGCGATGGGACGAGGCTACACGCGCGGAGAGTATCTCGCGAAGATCGAAGCGCTGCGCCAGGTTCGCCCGGGGATGGCGTTCTCTTCCGACTTCATCGTCGGCTTCCCGGGGGAGACGGAGGACGATTTTCAGAAGACCCTCTCCGCCATGAGGGAGATCCGGTACGACTCCTCGTTCTCGTTCCGCTTCTCTTCCCGTCCCGGAACCCGTGCGGCGGAGATGACGGAGAAGGTCGACCCGCAAGAGGCGGCCGCACGGCTGCGGCGCCTGCAGGACCTTCAGGCTTCGCACACCCGGGAACGACTCTCGGCGCTGGTCGGTCGGGAAGTCCCGGTTCTCGTCGAAGGAACGAGCGCGAGGGACCCGGGGATGCGTTGCGGGCGGACCGCCTGCAACAAGACGGTGAACTTCACTCCCCGGAGCACCGATGGCCCGATCCGTTCCGTACTCGTTACCGGCGCGGGGACCCACTCCCTCGTCGGGGAAGAGAGGCCGTCTCATGCCTAA